TTTTCAGCCTGCGGATCATAGACGTATCGCTAGGCACGCTACGTATCGGCATGATCGTGCGTGGGCGGCGCAACTTGGCGGCGGTGCTCAGTTTTTTCGAGTCGCTGATCTGGCTGGTGGCGGCAGCGCAGGTGCTGGGCAACCTCGAAAGCCCGGTGCAGTTCGTGGCCTACGCTGGGGGCTACGCCGCCGGTACGTTGGTCGGCGCCTGGATCGAACAGTGGCTGGCGGTGGGCAAGGTGGTCATGCGCGCCTTTGTCCCGGTCAATGCACCGGACGTAGCAGCGGCCCTGCGCAGTGCCGGATATTACGTTACGGCCCTGAACGGTTCCGGGCGTGACGGCGACGTGCGGGTCCTGTTCAGCGTGATTCCGCGCAAGCAGTCTTCCAAGGTGCTGCGGCTGATTGAGGAAGTCTATCCCAAGGCCTTCGTGACCATTGAGGAGGTCAACACTGCCGACTTGCAAGAAGCAGCGATACGCCAAGAACGCATGGCGCGGCGGTTCCGGGTTCAGCGCAAATAACGCATTCCTGCGGATCTCTGGTGTAACCCTTCATTTTTGAACCTGGCTGGGGTGAATTCTCATATGGCCAAGCATGGGGCTACCTAGCCTGAATGTAATTCACCCAAGGAGGTTTCAATTATGACGATGTTCAAAGACCTGCAACGCGAGATTCACGAGAAAATGGCTTCACTGGGCGGCGCTGGCGACCCCCGTGACACCAACCATGACGGCGTGGTGAGCAGCCAGGAAGCTGCTGCTTATGTGCGCGACTACCTGCAAAGCGCCTCCCCTGAGGAGCGCGAAAGTGTCATGCGCGAGTACATGGGCGGCCTGAGCAAAGACGACCGCCGCCAGATGGGCGACGCCATTGTCCGCAGCCCCAGCAACCCCGTGCAGAAAGTGGACACTGACGACGACCGCGACCTGATCGACGCCTACACCAAGACGGCCCAGGCCCCGGATCAGAACGGCAAGAGCCCGCTGGAAGCCGCTTTTGATGAAGGTGGAGCGCTGAGCAGCCCGCTGGCTAAAGCCGGTCTGGTGGGTCTAGCTGCCGTGATCGGTTCTTCAGTCCTGCGTAACAAGTAAGCCCGCTCAAGCCAGCCCAGCCACCTGATCTGACTCCCGTACCCGCATAGGCACGGGGGTTTTTGCTGGAATTCAGCGTGCGCGGGGTACACTCGGCAGAACATGCCGCTTGAGTTTCTCGTCCGGATCGCACAGACCCCGGCCCCGACCTTTGCAGAAGGCGCACGGGCCAGCCTGATCACGCAACTATGGCGCGACCTGGGGTATCACCCTCAGACGGACGCGGTGGGCAACGTGCTGGTCAAGATTGATCCTCCCAGCGCCGGGGCAAGTGGGCGTGGACCACTGATGCTGGCCTCACACCTGGACACCGTCTTCCCAGCCCAGACCGATGTGCGCGTCCAGCAGCAAGTAGAGCGCTGGTCTGGCCCTGGCCTGGGCGACAATTCGTCCAGTCTGGCCGTGCTGACGGCGCTGCTGCGTGACCTGGACCACCGCACCCTACGTGCCCCACTCTGGGTGGCTGCGAATGTGGGCGAGGAAGGTCTGGGTGATCTGCGTGGGGCCAAATATCTACTGGCCGAACATGCCCGTGAGCTGGGGGCCTTTGTAGCAGTAGACGGTTATCTGGGATCGGTGGTCACGCAGGCCGTGGGGGTACGGCGTTATCAGGCCACTTTTCATGGGGGGGGGGGCCACTCCTGGGGCGAAGCTGTTCCCAGCGCCGTGCATGCTCTGGGAGAAGCAGTGCGTGACCTGTACGCCCTGCCCCGGCCCACCCAGCCACGCACCACCCTGAATGTGGGTGTCGTTTCAGGCGGCAGCTCGGTCAACTCGATTGCGGCGCAGGCATCACTGCTGCTGGACCTGCGCTCATTGGGCAGCCAGGAACTGCAGGAACTGGACCATCAGGCGGTGGCAACTCTGCACGGCGCGGCCCGCCGGGTGGGCGTGCGGCTGGACCTGGAACGGGTCGGGGACCGTCCCGGCGGCCTCCTGAACACCCGTGAATTGCTGCCCCTGGCCCACGCTGCCGCTCAGCGAGTGGGCGTCACCCTACGCGAAGCGGCCAGTTCCACCGACGCGAATGCGGCGGCTCCCTACGGCCTGCCCACGCTGTCGCTGGGGGTGTACCGGGGCGGCCATGCGCACCGTGAGGACGAATGGGTGGACCCCCACAGCCACGCGCAAGGATTGGGATTGCTGCAAGCCTTCATAGCAAACTACCAGCGCTAGCAACTACCCCTCCAAGGGAATCAGTTGCAGTTGGCCGCCTTCAACATGGCCATCAATCGTGAGCACTTCCAGGCGGCAGGGCAGGTCGTCACGGCCCAGCTCACGCGTCAGATAGGTCAGGGCCGCACGGTGCATCAACGCCAGCTTACGTGGGGTGACACTTTCAGCCGCACTGCCGTAGTGAGCCTGACGGCGGTGACGCACTTCCGTAAAGATCAGGGTGTCCCCATCGCGGGTAATCAGGTCAATCTCGCCGCCAGGAATCCGGTAGTTGCGCGCCACCACTTCACGGCCCAGAGAGCTCAGATAGCGGGCGGCACGGTCCTCAGCGTCGGCTCCCTTCACTGCTTCTCAGGCTCGGAACCGGGCTGATGGCCGAGCTGTGCCAGGAGTTCGCGGTATAGGCCCGCAGCGTCAGCGGCCACCTGGGGGAGTGGGGCGTCCAGAGCAGCGCGTTCGTCAGCCACCGCCAAGGCTTCGGCCAGCACACCGGGATAGATCGGCCACGAGGCGGGCATCACTGCTCCAATGCCCGTGTCAGGG
The sequence above is a segment of the Deinococcus radiophilus genome. Coding sequences within it:
- a CDS encoding DUF2179 domain-containing protein produces the protein MELSTALLLNALMIFSLRIIDVSLGTLRIGMIVRGRRNLAAVLSFFESLIWLVAAAQVLGNLESPVQFVAYAGGYAAGTLVGAWIEQWLAVGKVVMRAFVPVNAPDVAAALRSAGYYVTALNGSGRDGDVRVLFSVIPRKQSSKVLRLIEEVYPKAFVTIEEVNTADLQEAAIRQERMARRFRVQRK
- a CDS encoding M20/M25/M40 family metallo-hydrolase, whose protein sequence is MPLEFLVRIAQTPAPTFAEGARASLITQLWRDLGYHPQTDAVGNVLVKIDPPSAGASGRGPLMLASHLDTVFPAQTDVRVQQQVERWSGPGLGDNSSSLAVLTALLRDLDHRTLRAPLWVAANVGEEGLGDLRGAKYLLAEHARELGAFVAVDGYLGSVVTQAVGVRRYQATFHGGGGHSWGEAVPSAVHALGEAVRDLYALPRPTQPRTTLNVGVVSGGSSVNSIAAQASLLLDLRSLGSQELQELDHQAVATLHGAARRVGVRLDLERVGDRPGGLLNTRELLPLAHAAAQRVGVTLREAASSTDANAAAPYGLPTLSLGVYRGGHAHREDEWVDPHSHAQGLGLLQAFIANYQR
- a CDS encoding YraN family protein, with the translated sequence MKGADAEDRAARYLSSLGREVVARNYRIPGGEIDLITRDGDTLIFTEVRHRRQAHYGSAAESVTPRKLALMHRAALTYLTRELGRDDLPCRLEVLTIDGHVEGGQLQLIPLEG